A stretch of the Nematostella vectensis chromosome 1, jaNemVect1.1, whole genome shotgun sequence genome encodes the following:
- the LOC5517408 gene encoding uncharacterized protein LOC5517408 translates to MPKRNKRKEEAFRDDHEGRPAGLTLGSFLDFPVLGNSRSETTRTDEPLKSIPSALPATGAAEIPAKEVPTTCGEFFVSKTKKGKLPLVVENRAKGKKVTVVSNVCGDPRTLLTELKRRTGSGGVVRDNAVELQGDHVRFLEDYLTGHPCIRPYKSK, encoded by the coding sequence ATGCCAAAGCGAAATAAAAGGAAAGAGGAGGCTTTCAGAGACGATCATGAGGGCAGGCCCGCTGGGCTGACGTTGGGAAGCTTCCTTGATTTTCCTGTGTTGGGTAATTCTAGGAGTGAGACGACGCGCACCGATGAACCACTAAAAAGTATTCCCTCGGCTCTACCCGCTACAGGGGCAGCAGAAATTCCAGCTAAAGAGGTTCCCACGACTTGCGGAGAATTCTTTGTGtcaaaaacaaagaaaggaaAACTCCCTCTTGTAGTTGAAAACCGCGCGAAAGGGAAGAAAGTGACAGTGGTCAGTAATGTCTGTGGTGACCCGAGAACCCTCCTGACGGAACTAAAAAGAAGGACAGGATCCGGGGGGGTTGTTAGGGATAATGCAGTGGAGTTACAGGGCGATCACGTGAGATTCCTTGAGGATTACCTAACAGGACATCCATGTATCAGGCCTTACAAGAGCAAATAA
- the LOC5517480 gene encoding E3 ubiquitin-protein ligase CHFR isoform X2, giving the protein MLRLKKMQGKEYNIALQPESIELRKPITRIGRTPALADVVMDSLVSPLMISRFHAQISHDNDSYTLECNGMNGILVNSVKRKKCVLRNGDVVVFGGAGVQTPEGRVVSTPESELVYVFECDEKDDKNNVSVKDVCTPKDVCTPRRKRPSVIKSENKWQKSSSKLSDNFISQSLVSSHLIDSQNSPGEGTSDGRVRVSKRRRRIKVLDSDDESPSQPERKHCRRSSVSSKLIRGSSSSISNLNIDARKRLNKDDGNETKAWLEDLNEELLCCICRELMISAHALPCSHTFCHSCITGWLKQATDCPSCRANSTHKLLVPVKVLDNTIEKVAKKVLPLDELEQREKAIQGEWNIEIHAEYGPTGRNRLICDKCYSPVPNRYLHWRVSSPYSGATDHYHFSCFQPHTQVTVDQIKIASKVSAKDRKRVEKKIKS; this is encoded by the exons ATGCTTCGACTAAAGAAAATGCAAGGCAAAGAGTATAACATCGCTCTTCAGCCTGAATCAATTGAGCTAAGAAAACCCATCACTAGAATCGGCCGAACCCCGGCCCTCGCTGATGTTGTTATGGACAGCCTCGTATCCCCCCTGATGATAAGTCGCTTCCACGCACAAATATCCCATGACAACGACTCCTATACTTTAGAGTGCAACGGGATGAATGGTATTTTAGTGAATTCAGTGAAAAGGAAAAAGTGTGTTTTACGTAATGGTGATGTAGTTGTGTTTGGAGGCGCCGGCGTCCAGACTCCCGAAGGGAGAGTTGTCTCTACTCCGGAATCGGAACTTGTCTATGTTTTCGAGTGTGATGAGAAGGACGATAAAAATAATGTAAGTGTGAAGGACGTgtgtacacctaaggacgtgTGCACACCTCGAAGAAAACGACCATCCGTCAtcaaaagtgaaaacaaatgGCAAAAAAGTTCTTCTAAGTTGAGTGACAATTTCATTAGCCAATCATTGGTTTCCAGTCATTTGATTGACAGCCAAAATTCCCCAGGGGAGGGAACCAGCGATGGTAGAGTACGAGTGTCTAAGCGTAGACGAAGAATAAAGGTTTTGGATTCTGATGATGAGAG TCCAAGCCAGCCTGAAAGAAAACATTGTCGAAGATCTAGTGTCTCATCTAAACTTATCAGGGGATCCAGTAGCTCGATATCTAACTTG AATATTGATGCAAGAAAAAGGCTAAACAAGGATGATG GAAATGAAACCAAGGCATGGCTTGAAGATCTCAATGAAGAGCTGCTGTGCTGCATCTGCCGTGAGCTGATGATAAGTGCACATGCATTGCCGTGTTCTCACACATTCTGCCATTCATGCATCACAGGCTGGCTAAAGCAGGCAACTGACTGTCCAAGCTGCAGAGCAAACTCAACACATAAGCTACTGGTCCCAGTTAAG GTACTAGATAACACCATTGAAAAGGTTGCAAAAAAGGTATTACCTTTAGATGAGCTCGAGCAAAGAGAAAAAGCAATACAG GGTGAATGGAATATAGAAATACATGCTGAATATGGCCCAACTGGCAGGAATAGACTGATTTGTGACAAATGCTATTCACCTGTTCCTAACAG atatcTTCATTGGAGAGTTTCCTCTCCATATTCAGGTGCTACAGATCATTATCATTTCTCCTGTTTCCAGCCTCACACACAGGTGACAGTTGATCAG atcAAAATTGCCTCTAAAGTTTCAGCAAAGGACAGAAAAAGAgtagagaaaaaaatcaaatcttgA
- the LOC5517480 gene encoding E3 ubiquitin-protein ligase CHFR isoform X1, with product MLRLKKMQGKEYNIALQPESIELRKPITRIGRTPALADVVMDSLVSPLMISRFHAQISHDNDSYTLECNGMNGILVNSVKRKKCVLRNGDVVVFGGAGVQTPEGRVVSTPESELVYVFECDEKDDKNNVSVKDVCTPKDVCTPRRKRPSVIKSENKWQKSSSKLSDNFISQSLVSSHLIDSQNSPGEGTSDGRVRVSKRRRRIKVLDSDDESPSQPERKHCRRSSVSSKLIRGSSSSISNLNIDARKRLNKDDGNETKAWLEDLNEELLCCICRELMISAHALPCSHTFCHSCITGWLKQATDCPSCRANSTHKLLVPVKVLDNTIEKVAKKVLPLDELEQREKAIQELLDRKSGKIGEWNIEIHAEYGPTGRNRLICDKCYSPVPNRYLHWRVSSPYSGATDHYHFSCFQPHTQVTVDQIKIASKVSAKDRKRVEKKIKS from the exons ATGCTTCGACTAAAGAAAATGCAAGGCAAAGAGTATAACATCGCTCTTCAGCCTGAATCAATTGAGCTAAGAAAACCCATCACTAGAATCGGCCGAACCCCGGCCCTCGCTGATGTTGTTATGGACAGCCTCGTATCCCCCCTGATGATAAGTCGCTTCCACGCACAAATATCCCATGACAACGACTCCTATACTTTAGAGTGCAACGGGATGAATGGTATTTTAGTGAATTCAGTGAAAAGGAAAAAGTGTGTTTTACGTAATGGTGATGTAGTTGTGTTTGGAGGCGCCGGCGTCCAGACTCCCGAAGGGAGAGTTGTCTCTACTCCGGAATCGGAACTTGTCTATGTTTTCGAGTGTGATGAGAAGGACGATAAAAATAATGTAAGTGTGAAGGACGTgtgtacacctaaggacgtgTGCACACCTCGAAGAAAACGACCATCCGTCAtcaaaagtgaaaacaaatgGCAAAAAAGTTCTTCTAAGTTGAGTGACAATTTCATTAGCCAATCATTGGTTTCCAGTCATTTGATTGACAGCCAAAATTCCCCAGGGGAGGGAACCAGCGATGGTAGAGTACGAGTGTCTAAGCGTAGACGAAGAATAAAGGTTTTGGATTCTGATGATGAGAG TCCAAGCCAGCCTGAAAGAAAACATTGTCGAAGATCTAGTGTCTCATCTAAACTTATCAGGGGATCCAGTAGCTCGATATCTAACTTG AATATTGATGCAAGAAAAAGGCTAAACAAGGATGATG GAAATGAAACCAAGGCATGGCTTGAAGATCTCAATGAAGAGCTGCTGTGCTGCATCTGCCGTGAGCTGATGATAAGTGCACATGCATTGCCGTGTTCTCACACATTCTGCCATTCATGCATCACAGGCTGGCTAAAGCAGGCAACTGACTGTCCAAGCTGCAGAGCAAACTCAACACATAAGCTACTGGTCCCAGTTAAG GTACTAGATAACACCATTGAAAAGGTTGCAAAAAAGGTATTACCTTTAGATGAGCTCGAGCAAAGAGAAAAAGCAATACAG GAGCTTCTGGATAGAAAAAGTGGAAAAATA GGTGAATGGAATATAGAAATACATGCTGAATATGGCCCAACTGGCAGGAATAGACTGATTTGTGACAAATGCTATTCACCTGTTCCTAACAG atatcTTCATTGGAGAGTTTCCTCTCCATATTCAGGTGCTACAGATCATTATCATTTCTCCTGTTTCCAGCCTCACACACAGGTGACAGTTGATCAG atcAAAATTGCCTCTAAAGTTTCAGCAAAGGACAGAAAAAGAgtagagaaaaaaatcaaatcttgA
- the LOC5517480 gene encoding polycomb group RING finger protein 1 isoform X3 gives MMRVTLVSSCSPSQPERKHCRRSSVSSKLIRGSSSSISNLNIDARKRLNKDDGNETKAWLEDLNEELLCCICRELMISAHALPCSHTFCHSCITGWLKQATDCPSCRANSTHKLLVPVKVLDNTIEKVAKKVLPLDELEQREKAIQELLDRKSGKIGEWNIEIHAEYGPTGRNRLICDKCYSPVPNRYLHWRVSSPYSGATDHYHFSCFQPHTQVTVDQIKIASKVSAKDRKRVEKKIKS, from the exons ATGATGAGAG TAACTTTAGTGTCGTCCTGCAGTCCAAGCCAGCCTGAAAGAAAACATTGTCGAAGATCTAGTGTCTCATCTAAACTTATCAGGGGATCCAGTAGCTCGATATCTAACTTG AATATTGATGCAAGAAAAAGGCTAAACAAGGATGATG GAAATGAAACCAAGGCATGGCTTGAAGATCTCAATGAAGAGCTGCTGTGCTGCATCTGCCGTGAGCTGATGATAAGTGCACATGCATTGCCGTGTTCTCACACATTCTGCCATTCATGCATCACAGGCTGGCTAAAGCAGGCAACTGACTGTCCAAGCTGCAGAGCAAACTCAACACATAAGCTACTGGTCCCAGTTAAG GTACTAGATAACACCATTGAAAAGGTTGCAAAAAAGGTATTACCTTTAGATGAGCTCGAGCAAAGAGAAAAAGCAATACAG GAGCTTCTGGATAGAAAAAGTGGAAAAATA GGTGAATGGAATATAGAAATACATGCTGAATATGGCCCAACTGGCAGGAATAGACTGATTTGTGACAAATGCTATTCACCTGTTCCTAACAG atatcTTCATTGGAGAGTTTCCTCTCCATATTCAGGTGCTACAGATCATTATCATTTCTCCTGTTTCCAGCCTCACACACAGGTGACAGTTGATCAG atcAAAATTGCCTCTAAAGTTTCAGCAAAGGACAGAAAAAGAgtagagaaaaaaatcaaatcttgA
- the LOC5517479 gene encoding POC1 centriolar protein homolog A — MTSSLEDPTLERHFKGHRDTVTSVDFNPNMKQLVTGSMDSSLMIWHFKPHMRAYRFVGHKDAILSVKFSPSGHLIASASRDKTVRLWVPSVKGESTVFKAHTATVRSVDFSGDGQSLLTASDDKSLKVWTVHRQKFLYSLNAHMNWVRCAKFSPDERLIVSGSDDKTIKLWDRTSKDCVHTFYDPGGFVNSVEFHPSGTCIAAGGTDSTVKVWDIRMNKLLQHYQAHTGAVNSVSFHPSGNYLVSASSDTTLKILDLMEGRLFYTLHGHQGPATSVVFSRNGEYFASGSSDEQVMVWKTNFDKVDYQEVLRTHRKRAAPVSPSHTHDPPPQSPSKPREPGQINASAHPRNMGVGDPEVVEVGPAMFSIPQQQSKLDDYTAHPNRLSLGGVVNDPPQTTPLERRDIPPQLANTLEHIVGQLDVLTQTVSILEQRLTMTEDKLRECLDNQQKITLQIRPNE; from the exons ATGACTTCAAGTTTA GAAGATCCGACGCTTGAGCGTCATTTCAAAGGGCACAGAGACACTGTCACAAGCGTGGATTTCAATCCCAACATGAAACAGCTGG TCACTGGCTCTATGGATTCTAGTTTGATGATTTGGCATTTCAAGCCGCATATGAGAGCGTACAGATTTGTTGGACATAAA GATGCTATACTGTCTGTAAAGTTCTCTCCGTCAGGTCACTTGATTGCTTCAGCATCCAGGGACAAGACAGTCAGACTCTGGGTCCCCAGTGT GAAAGGTGAGAGTACAGTTTTTAAGGCACACACTGCAACTGTACGAAGCGTGGACTTTTCAGGCGATGGCCAGTCACTGTTAACAGCATCTGATGATAAATCATTAAAG GTCTGGACAGTTCATCGCCAAAAGTTTTTGTATTCATTGAATGCACATATGAACTGGGTGAGATGTGCAAA GTTCTCCCCAGATGAGCGTCTGATTGTCTCTGGTAGTGACGACAAAACAATCAAACTGTGGGATCGCACAAGTAAAGATTGTGTCCATACCTTCTATGACCCTGGAGGGTTTGTAAATTCTGTGGAGTTTCACCCGAGTGGGACCTGCATAGCTGCCGGGGGGACAGACAGTACAGTCAAG GTTTGGGATATCAGAATGAATAAACTTCTTCAGCATTACCAAG CTCATACTGGTGCAGTCAACTCAGTGTCTTTTCACCCATCTGGTAACTACCTCGTGTCTGCATCAAGCGATACAACCCTCAAG ATTCTTGATCTAATGGAAGGAAGATTATTCTACACTCTACATGGACACCAG GGACCAGCAACATCTGTTGTGTTCTCAAGAAATGGAGAATACTTTGCATCTGGTAGCTCAGATGAGCAG GTGATGGTTTGGAAAACAAACTTTGACAAAGTTGATTATCAGGAAG TTTTGCGAACACATAGGAAAAGAGCGGCGCCAGTATCACCTTCGCATACTCACGATCCTCCACCACAATCCCCTTCAAAGCCAAGGGAACCAGGCCAG ATAAATGCTAGTGCTCATCCTAGAAACATGGGAGTTGGTGACCCTGAAGTTGTAGAAGTTGGACCTGCTATGTTCTCAATACCCCAG CAACAGAGCAAACTTGATGACTACACAGCTCATCCAAACCGCCTCAGCCTAGGGGGCGTGGTCAACGATCCCCCGCAGACCACCCCTCTAGAACGGCGTGATATCCCTCCGCAACTTGCTAACACCCTGGAACACATTGTTGGACAGCTAGATGTTCTCACTCAG ACAGTGTCAATATTAGAGCAACGGCTCACTATGACGGAAGACAAGCTCAGAGAGTGTCTGGACAACCAGCAGAAAATTACTTTGCAGATAAGGCCCAATGAGTAG
- the LOC116601154 gene encoding importin subunit alpha-2, which translates to MNRKDLYKQGGHSVQAQRSRRRGQEADLRKERRERLLSSKRIRFAEEEAEEEDFTVEQVRDYAKAIQKYDSNTLHCLRSLRKAFAQGSELISAFMGVENGLRSVVGYLTGHNIDLQLEAAWCITNLSAGTHEDTLRVLKAAAPYLITYLSGQNLSLQDQCAWALGNMSGDSVECRDLLRAQGIVPPMANLLKSEIPSIVQSAAFALSNLARGHSQAADDMMGLGIASMICALLVPGQSTIEVVTEVSWVSTYLTSKPDNLAAFVESGVIDHLVRILHSLVQEAQPNSQAITPILRCLGNIISGPDEYGAMAMQGGLLLHAVMACLQSSHRHVRKESLWVLSNLTAGPAESCWAVVHAGLVPVTVKMLASEAFDIKKEVALTLCNISYHGPDCLKVVLDCRGMEGFVHLLKSHDQDTVLTALQFAEMALRLFPDSKNTFEELEGVACLEGLEYNCNETLRQYANELLDTYFMEETRDEEISEETHGDLSEFRPQEMGMTGSTKEAH; encoded by the exons ATGAACAGAAAAGACCTTTACAAGCAAGGTGGACACAGCGTACAAGCCCAACGATCAAGACGGCGAGGCCAAGAAGCAGATTTACGCAAGGAAAGGCGCGAAAGACTTTTGAGTTCCAAACGAATTCGTTTCGCCGAAGAGGAGGCCGAGGAAGAAGATTTCACTGTCGAACAAGTGCGAGACTACGCCAAGGCAATCCAAAAGTATGATTCTAATACTCTCCACTGCTTACGCAGTTTGAGAAAGGCATTTGCACAAGGAAGCGAGCTCATAAGCGCCTTTATGGGCGTTGAAAATGGCCTTCGTTCAGTCGTGGGGTACTTGACTGGTCACAACATCGATTTACAGCTTGAAGCCGCTTGGTGCATCACAAATCTGTCTGCGGGCACCCACGAGGACACTTTGAGGGTGTTAAAAGCAGCAGCGCCTTATTTAATTACGTATCTTAGTGGGCAGAACTTGTCGTTACAGGACCAGTGCGCCTGGGCGCTTGGAAACATGTCGGGGGATTCTGTCGAGTGTAGGGACCTTTTGCGTGCGCAAGGAATAGTCCCCCCCATGGCCAATTTATTAAAG TCTGAGATACCATCAATTGTGCAGTCAGCAGCATTTGCCTTATCTAATCTAGCAAGAGGTCACAGCCAggctgctgatgacatgatgGGGCTCGGCATAGCTTCCATGATTTGCGCTCTTCTTGTGCCTGGACAGAGTACCATTGAGGTTGTCACAGAGGTCTCTTGGGTTTCGACTTATCTCACTTCTAAGCCTGATAATCTGGCAGCATTTGTTGAAAGTGGAGTAATTGATCATCTTGTTAGAATTCTACATAGCCTGGTACAAGAGGCACAGCCAAACAGCCAGGCCATTACACCCATTTTAAGATGTTTGG GGAACATCATAAGTGGCCCAGATGAGTATGGTGCTATGGCCATGCAAGGCGGCTTACTCCTTCATGCTGTCATGGCATGCTTGCAGTCCTCACATCGACATGTTCGCAAGGAGAGCTTGTGGGTCTTGTCCAACCTAACCGCAGGACCAGCAGAGAGCTGTTGGGCTGTTGTACATGCTGGCTTGGTTCCAGTTACAGTGAAAATGTTGGCCTCAGAAGCATTTGACATCAAGAAAGAG GTAGCACTTACCCTGTGCAACATTTCCTACCATGGGCCTGATTGCCTCAAAGTTGTACTGGATTGTAGAGGAATGGAAGGATTTGTTCACCTTTTGAAATCCCATGACCAAGATACTGTTTTAACTGCCTTGCAGTTTGCAGAAATGGCACTCCGACTCTTCCCTGATTCTAAAAACACCTTTGAAGAGCTAGAAGGAGTTGCATGTCTTGAGGGATTGGAATATAATTGTAATGAGACATTACGGCAGTATGCTAATGAGTTATTGGACACATATTTCATGGAGGAGACTCGAGATGAAGAGATCTCTGAGGAGACCCACGGGGACCTCTCAGAGTTCAGGCCACAAGAAATGGGCATGACTGGATCTACAAAAGAGGCACATTGA